From Planococcus halocryophilus, the proteins below share one genomic window:
- a CDS encoding reverse transcriptase-like protein: MKFRIEWTYGVPKGIDAVFSSEEMPAEAIIQIAEDLERTGRVKKIRFEDQYDSNWTLKEVKAYLKEIETEPHQVQIYFDGGYERSSGDAGLGCVIYYKQNGKSYRRRANAKLGELSSNNEAEYAALYFCLQELEYLEVRRQLVSFIGDSRIVINGMEGEWPIIEDKLGSWVQRIKDKLNELGIQDEYQLAPRKENAEADKLATQALKGISIAATSEILD; encoded by the coding sequence ATGAAGTTCCGAATCGAATGGACATATGGAGTTCCAAAAGGAATAGACGCAGTTTTTTCATCTGAAGAAATGCCAGCAGAAGCGATTATCCAGATAGCGGAAGATTTAGAGCGAACAGGAAGAGTTAAAAAGATTCGCTTTGAGGATCAGTATGATAGCAATTGGACATTAAAAGAAGTAAAAGCCTATTTAAAGGAAATCGAAACAGAACCACATCAAGTACAAATTTATTTTGATGGGGGTTACGAACGGTCTTCAGGAGATGCAGGGCTAGGTTGTGTAATTTATTATAAACAAAATGGGAAATCTTACCGACGCAGAGCAAATGCAAAGTTGGGTGAGCTAAGTTCAAATAATGAAGCAGAATATGCTGCTCTCTATTTTTGCCTTCAAGAATTAGAGTATCTTGAAGTACGGCGACAGTTGGTTTCTTTTATCGGAGACTCGCGGATTGTCATCAACGGAATGGAAGGCGAGTGGCCAATCATAGAGGATAAGTTAGGTTCGTGGGTGCAGCGAATAAAAGATAAGTTAAATGAACTGGGTATTCAGGATGAATATCAATTAGCACCACGCAAAGAAAATGCAGAAGCTGATAAACTAGCTACACAAGCGTTAAAGGGGATTTCAATTGCGGCAACAAGTGAAATACTAGATTGA
- a CDS encoding potassium channel family protein gives MKKQIVVIGLGRFGSSVCKELHSLGHEIMAIDTNPDKVDALREYASFAVNADATDGNQLKSLGVRNFEHAIVAIGDDLQASVLCTLMLKELGLPKVWVKARDLQHEKILHKVGADRVIQPEKEMGIRVAHHVDSDKIVDYIDLSHDYSIIELVASGKMANKTLIDMNIRKEFNCIVLAIKKQEEVNIAPAIDDMVAQDDVLIVMGHKDDLKRLEEKSL, from the coding sequence GTGAAAAAACAAATAGTGGTCATTGGATTGGGTCGTTTTGGTAGCAGTGTCTGCAAGGAACTGCATAGCCTTGGACATGAAATTATGGCCATCGATACAAATCCAGATAAAGTCGACGCCTTAAGAGAGTATGCTTCTTTTGCAGTAAATGCGGATGCGACAGATGGAAATCAGTTGAAATCTTTAGGTGTCCGAAATTTTGAACATGCCATCGTAGCTATTGGAGACGATCTCCAAGCAAGTGTTTTGTGTACATTAATGTTGAAAGAGCTAGGTTTGCCTAAAGTTTGGGTAAAAGCACGCGATCTACAACATGAGAAAATCCTTCATAAAGTTGGAGCGGATCGCGTGATTCAACCAGAAAAAGAAATGGGCATTCGCGTTGCTCATCATGTGGACTCTGATAAGATCGTCGATTACATTGATCTTTCTCATGATTACAGTATTATCGAGCTAGTTGCTTCCGGTAAAATGGCTAATAAAACATTGATAGACATGAATATTCGAAAAGAATTTAATTGTATCGTCTTAGCGATAAAAAAGCAGGAAGAAGTCAATATTGCACCTGCCATTGATGACATGGTTGCCCAGGATGATGTGCTGATTGTAATGGGCCATAAAGATGATTTGAAGCGCTTAGAAGAAAAAAGCTTGTAA
- a CDS encoding PhzF family phenazine biosynthesis protein codes for MKTLKYTLVDVFTTQSFGGNQLAVFHDGSNLTTKTMQQIANELNLSETAFICSPKKPQNQINLRIFTPQVELPIAGHPTIGTAFVMAYLKMLPTQDGVNEWVFEEEHGDISVTVFLNKEKITKVEMIQPLPVFGEILTRQALVADLLSLPKGELDSRFPIQTVSSGLPFLFVPLRSIAAMREINFRTDVWERHFSRNPDRQHIFTFTTETEYDDSTVHCRMFAPAMGISEDPATGAASGPLGAFLVEHGAIDKKADGNYVIRSEQGFEMGRPSFIDIMINKNNQQYEKVKIGGTAIVVGQGELYVP; via the coding sequence ATGAAAACGTTAAAATATACGTTAGTTGATGTTTTTACGACTCAATCTTTTGGCGGCAACCAGCTGGCGGTTTTTCATGACGGTTCGAACTTAACAACAAAAACCATGCAACAAATTGCCAATGAACTTAATTTATCAGAAACTGCGTTTATTTGCTCACCCAAAAAGCCACAAAATCAAATCAATCTCCGGATTTTCACACCTCAAGTAGAATTACCGATTGCGGGTCACCCGACAATTGGCACAGCTTTTGTTATGGCTTATTTAAAAATGCTGCCCACACAAGACGGAGTTAATGAATGGGTTTTTGAAGAAGAGCACGGAGACATCTCTGTAACCGTTTTTTTAAACAAAGAAAAAATCACCAAAGTTGAAATGATTCAACCGCTTCCTGTTTTCGGAGAAATATTGACTAGACAAGCTTTGGTTGCAGATTTGCTGTCGTTGCCAAAAGGAGAATTGGATTCACGATTTCCGATACAAACCGTTTCTTCAGGGTTACCATTCTTATTTGTCCCACTGCGCTCAATCGCCGCGATGAGAGAAATCAATTTTCGAACAGATGTCTGGGAACGCCACTTTAGTCGTAATCCAGATCGCCAGCACATATTTACTTTTACAACAGAAACCGAATACGACGACTCCACTGTTCATTGTCGCATGTTCGCACCTGCCATGGGTATTTCTGAAGACCCAGCAACAGGGGCTGCTAGTGGCCCTCTAGGAGCATTCTTAGTAGAACATGGGGCAATTGATAAAAAAGCTGATGGCAATTATGTTATCCGAAGTGAGCAAGGTTTTGAAATGGGGAGACCTAGTTTTATCGATATTATGATTAATAAGAACAACCAACAATATGAAAAAGTTAAAATTGGAGGCACTGCGATTGTTGTCGGGCAAGGAGAGCTTTATGTTCCATGA
- a CDS encoding LysR family transcriptional regulator — protein sequence MDIRQLTYFVAVAKHKSFTKAALALHVTQPTLSKMVRNLEDEMEVVLFDRSSRQIGLTDAGAVVYEQAQKIIHSLDDLSTSLYDVMNLKKGKIKIGLPPVISTLFFPTIIAEFQRSYPEVSIILAEDGAKTVERKVYEGDVDLGFVMLPVDKEKFDVVPFVDQEIKLLVHESHPLAHHDMIDLIEFKDDPFLLLSKEFTLNSRTIEFCVSEGFTPKIAYESSQWDFIVGMVEKNLGVTLMPKLICDRVKDGPFKMISLTHTFPWRLGIIMAKNRYVSYVSREFISLVEKLPKV from the coding sequence ATGGACATCCGACAATTAACTTACTTTGTTGCAGTTGCTAAACATAAAAGTTTTACAAAAGCCGCGCTTGCACTCCATGTGACACAACCCACTTTAAGTAAGATGGTGAGAAATTTAGAAGATGAAATGGAAGTCGTGTTGTTTGATCGCTCTTCCCGTCAAATCGGGCTGACTGATGCTGGTGCAGTTGTTTATGAGCAGGCACAAAAAATTATCCATAGTCTAGATGATTTATCAACTTCTCTTTATGATGTGATGAATTTAAAGAAGGGCAAAATAAAGATTGGACTTCCTCCAGTCATCAGCACCTTGTTCTTTCCAACTATTATTGCTGAATTTCAGCGTTCCTATCCAGAAGTCTCCATTATACTAGCAGAAGATGGCGCAAAAACTGTTGAACGAAAAGTATACGAAGGGGATGTTGACTTAGGCTTTGTCATGCTGCCCGTTGATAAAGAGAAATTTGATGTAGTTCCGTTTGTCGATCAAGAAATTAAATTACTGGTTCACGAATCGCATCCCCTTGCTCATCATGACATGATTGATTTAATCGAATTTAAAGACGATCCGTTCTTGCTTCTCAGTAAGGAATTTACATTAAACAGCCGAACAATCGAATTTTGTGTCAGTGAAGGGTTCACGCCGAAAATTGCATATGAAAGTTCACAATGGGATTTTATCGTCGGCATGGTTGAAAAAAACTTAGGTGTTACATTGATGCCGAAATTGATTTGCGACCGCGTGAAAGATGGACCGTTTAAAATGATATCCTTGACTCACACGTTTCCTTGGAGACTAGGGATTATTATGGCCAAAAATCGTTACGTCTCCTACGTTTCACGCGAATTTATCTCGTTAGTAGAAAAGTTACCAAAAGTATGA
- the ade gene encoding adenine deaminase, whose amino-acid sequence MNKTQLKNRIDAANNKRKADLVIRNASIVNVFTKTLTTGDVAISDGIIIGIGHYEGHEEIDASGKYIAPGLIDAHVHIESSMVTPQQFSQVVLPHGVTTVITDPHEIANVSGTTGLEYMMKDAESTLLDIKFMLPSCVPSTSFENAGAHLTARDLEPFLQRDNVLGLAEVMDFPSVIRGDEAMLDKLMLSQQIDGHAAGLTELDINVYGTAGILTDHECVTKEEMLIRLERGMYVMLREGSVAKNLETLLEGVTEQNAHRCLFCTDDKHLDDLIEEGSIDFNVRTAIKRGISPITAISMASLNAAQCFGLQQKGAIAPGYDADFILLDSLDKFIISSVYKNGQVAAQNGKYVGPIHSKSDSLAVQDTVRIAEISSTSFHIHMGDSTKAHVIGINPNNLITEHLVLEVPQVNEFFVSNTEKDLLKIAVIERHRATGNIGLGIVHGLGLKNGAIATTVAHDSHNIIAVGTSDEDIKTAVKAVQQINGGLVVVQDGKILTSLPLAIAGLMSEEPFEMVYEQLKILDDSLLQIGAPTHFNAFLTLSFLSLPVIPHLKLTDCGLFDVASFQHIQVAVDKE is encoded by the coding sequence ATGAATAAAACTCAGCTAAAAAACCGAATCGATGCTGCTAATAACAAAAGAAAAGCCGATTTGGTAATACGTAACGCTTCGATCGTCAATGTTTTCACAAAAACCTTAACTACAGGTGATGTAGCAATCAGTGATGGCATTATTATTGGCATCGGACATTATGAAGGCCACGAAGAAATCGATGCGTCTGGAAAATATATTGCCCCTGGTTTGATTGATGCACATGTTCACATCGAATCGTCCATGGTCACGCCGCAACAGTTTTCACAAGTTGTTTTGCCACATGGCGTAACGACCGTCATCACAGACCCACACGAAATCGCCAACGTCAGCGGAACAACAGGTCTCGAATATATGATGAAAGATGCCGAATCAACATTGCTCGACATTAAATTTATGTTGCCATCGTGTGTACCGTCCACTTCTTTTGAAAATGCAGGCGCTCACCTTACAGCCCGAGACTTAGAGCCTTTTTTGCAGCGCGATAATGTTCTCGGATTAGCAGAAGTGATGGATTTCCCATCCGTTATTCGTGGAGATGAAGCTATGCTCGATAAGTTAATGCTGAGTCAGCAAATTGATGGGCATGCTGCAGGCCTTACTGAACTTGATATCAATGTTTACGGTACTGCGGGAATTTTAACTGATCATGAATGCGTGACAAAAGAAGAAATGCTTATACGCCTTGAACGCGGTATGTACGTCATGCTTCGTGAAGGTTCTGTCGCTAAAAATTTAGAGACTTTACTTGAAGGTGTAACTGAACAAAATGCCCATCGCTGTTTGTTCTGTACAGATGACAAGCATTTAGACGATTTAATAGAAGAAGGCAGTATCGACTTTAATGTTCGGACAGCTATTAAAAGAGGTATCTCTCCTATCACTGCTATTTCCATGGCTAGTCTCAATGCGGCTCAATGCTTTGGTTTGCAACAAAAAGGAGCGATTGCGCCAGGTTACGATGCTGATTTCATATTGCTTGATAGTCTAGATAAATTCATCATTTCATCGGTTTATAAAAATGGACAAGTAGCAGCGCAAAACGGGAAGTATGTTGGTCCAATTCATAGTAAAAGTGACTCGCTAGCCGTTCAAGATACGGTTCGCATTGCAGAAATATCCTCTACTAGCTTCCATATTCACATGGGAGACAGCACTAAAGCTCATGTAATCGGCATCAATCCCAATAACCTCATCACGGAGCATTTGGTTTTAGAAGTTCCTCAAGTGAATGAGTTCTTTGTTTCAAATACAGAAAAAGACCTTTTAAAAATTGCTGTGATTGAACGACACCGAGCTACAGGCAATATCGGTTTAGGTATTGTTCATGGACTTGGTTTAAAGAATGGAGCGATTGCGACTACGGTTGCGCACGATTCGCATAATATTATCGCTGTTGGCACCTCCGATGAAGACATTAAAACTGCAGTTAAAGCAGTGCAGCAGATTAATGGTGGACTCGTGGTTGTTCAAGACGGGAAAATATTAACGAGTTTACCTTTAGCGATTGCAGGATTAATGTCAGAAGAACCGTTTGAAATGGTTTACGAACAACTAAAAATCCTTGATGATAGCCTTTTACAAATCGGGGCACCTACTCATTTTAATGCCTTTCTAACATTGTCATTCTTATCTTTACCTGTGATCCCTCATTTAAAATTAACGGACTGTGGCTTGTTTGATGTTGCTAGTTTTCAACATATCCAAGTAGCTGTTGATAAAGAATAA
- a CDS encoding undecaprenyl-diphosphate phosphatase, whose protein sequence is MEWFDLFKAIILGFVEGMTEFAPVSSTGHLIIVDDMWLKSQEFLGKYPANTFKIVIQLGSILAVVVVFWKRLFSLVGLYKMEGQQESTRFNLLHVVIGMLPAVVLGFAFKDLIDDHLFGVETVIYALVAGAILMIVADKFGPKKPTVNSLDEITYVQALKIGFVQCLSLWPGFSRSGATISGGVLFGLNHRVAADFTFIMAVPIMFGASLVSVLKNWDTLSMDYLSFYIVGFISAFVFALISIRFFLKLISRIKLMPFAIYRLVLAAILAIIVFL, encoded by the coding sequence ATGGAATGGTTTGATTTGTTTAAAGCGATAATCTTAGGATTTGTGGAAGGTATGACGGAATTTGCACCTGTTTCTTCTACTGGCCATTTAATCATCGTCGATGACATGTGGTTAAAATCACAGGAGTTTTTAGGTAAATACCCTGCAAATACGTTTAAAATTGTTATTCAGCTCGGCTCTATACTGGCGGTTGTCGTCGTATTTTGGAAACGTTTATTTAGTTTAGTTGGCCTCTATAAAATGGAAGGTCAACAAGAAAGTACACGATTTAATTTATTGCACGTTGTTATAGGGATGTTGCCTGCAGTGGTTTTAGGATTTGCTTTCAAAGATTTGATTGACGACCATTTGTTTGGTGTGGAAACGGTAATTTATGCATTGGTTGCCGGTGCGATTTTGATGATTGTTGCTGACAAGTTCGGGCCTAAAAAGCCTACTGTAAACTCATTAGATGAAATTACATATGTTCAAGCATTGAAAATTGGTTTTGTGCAATGTCTTTCATTATGGCCAGGTTTTTCTCGTTCTGGTGCCACCATTTCAGGGGGCGTATTGTTTGGGCTAAATCATAGGGTAGCGGCAGACTTCACGTTTATCATGGCAGTTCCGATTATGTTTGGCGCGAGTCTTGTGTCGGTATTGAAAAATTGGGATACGTTATCGATGGACTATTTATCATTTTATATAGTCGGCTTTATCTCGGCTTTTGTTTTTGCGCTAATTTCTATCCGTTTCTTCTTGAAATTGATTTCACGTATTAAGCTAATGCCATTTGCGATTTACCGACTTGTATTAGCGGCTATTTTAGCTATCATTGTTTTTCTATAA
- a CDS encoding class F sortase gives MLAGCHQSVDEVSVRSENVGFALDEPVSLRVPQTASAENPINGLKRTGIKPSSLTIPAIDVEAQVQHLGVTENGEMAVPNNIEDVSWFSPGYEPGENGRSVIAGHVDGVDGPAIFWDLAKLQPGDEVVIQGEEKTLTFKIHTMESVPLDLADVTKVFGYTSSPELVMITCSGTYDFERGTREERLIVYASLIEE, from the coding sequence TTGTTAGCAGGCTGTCATCAATCGGTCGATGAAGTAAGCGTTCGATCCGAAAATGTGGGATTTGCACTAGATGAGCCTGTCTCATTACGTGTCCCACAAACAGCTTCGGCGGAAAACCCGATCAATGGATTAAAACGAACGGGCATTAAGCCGAGCTCCTTAACAATTCCAGCGATTGATGTTGAAGCGCAAGTCCAACATCTTGGTGTTACAGAAAACGGTGAAATGGCAGTTCCGAATAATATTGAAGACGTTAGTTGGTTTTCCCCAGGGTACGAGCCGGGAGAAAATGGTCGATCAGTTATAGCTGGTCACGTAGATGGTGTTGATGGACCAGCTATTTTCTGGGATCTTGCTAAGCTCCAGCCAGGTGACGAGGTTGTAATACAAGGAGAAGAGAAAACCTTGACTTTCAAAATCCACACGATGGAATCTGTTCCCCTGGACTTGGCAGATGTGACTAAAGTATTCGGTTATACTTCTTCTCCAGAATTAGTAATGATTACTTGTTCAGGAACGTACGATTTTGAGCGGGGGACAAGAGAAGAACGATTAATTGTCTATGCAAGCCTAATAGAAGAGTAA
- a CDS encoding DUF4397 domain-containing protein, translated as MKKVLFSFSVAMVLVFSLLASGVLADSHMAKVRVVHASPDAPAVDVYVNGDLTLEEVPFKADSGYLDVPAGTHDVEVFASGSEYAAGEGVLQADLTVEAGKAYTVVAANLLESIEFVVAEDSMEVPDGKTKVRVGHLSPDAPAVDVGVIGGDALFSGAEFPGITDYAELDPGTYDLEIRLPDGTQVLPLEGTELAANTVYSVFAVNTVDSLEVIALVDYEAAGSPDGMPTTGLGTPDQSQVKWLLVGGALVLIGASSLVWRKRFQQ; from the coding sequence ATGAAGAAAGTGTTATTTTCATTCTCAGTCGCTATGGTCCTTGTATTTTCATTGCTTGCCTCTGGAGTTCTGGCAGATAGTCATATGGCTAAAGTTAGAGTAGTTCATGCTTCTCCAGATGCACCTGCTGTCGATGTATATGTCAATGGAGATTTAACGTTAGAAGAGGTTCCTTTTAAAGCAGACTCGGGTTATTTGGATGTACCTGCTGGAACACATGATGTAGAAGTTTTTGCAAGTGGATCAGAATATGCTGCGGGTGAAGGTGTATTGCAGGCAGATCTTACTGTAGAAGCCGGAAAAGCATATACAGTTGTTGCTGCAAACCTTCTGGAATCAATTGAATTTGTGGTTGCTGAAGATTCAATGGAAGTCCCAGATGGAAAAACAAAAGTCCGCGTTGGACATTTGTCACCAGATGCACCAGCGGTTGATGTTGGTGTTATCGGTGGAGACGCTTTGTTTAGTGGAGCAGAATTTCCAGGAATAACGGATTATGCAGAATTGGATCCAGGCACGTACGATTTGGAAATTCGTCTACCAGATGGCACACAAGTATTGCCGCTAGAAGGAACTGAATTAGCTGCAAACACTGTTTATAGTGTCTTTGCAGTAAATACAGTGGATTCATTGGAAGTGATTGCGCTGGTTGATTATGAAGCGGCGGGATCACCAGATGGTATGCCGACTACGGGTCTTGGGACGCCTGATCAATCTCAAGTCAAGTGGTTATTGGTAGGAGGCGCATTGGTTCTTATTGGAGCTAGTAGCTTAGTGTGGAGAAAACGATTTCAACAGTAA